In the Bacillus shivajii genome, one interval contains:
- a CDS encoding BCCT family transporter, which produces MKKASIVFYVSMGILLFLVILGVAVPNFLEDLTANIQGFISSAFGWYYLIIVTLLTIVCLYFLISPLGKIKLGKEDDKPEFSRPTWIAMLFSAGMGIGLVFWGTAEPISHYAVSSPTGVVGEDEAILDALRFTFFHWGIHAWGIYGIVALVLAYFTFRHGERGLISATLKPVLGKSVEGTLGKVIDTFAVLATVVGVATTLGFGAVQINGGISYLFGVPTNIFVQFIIVLIVTVLFLLSAYTGLKRGIKILSNVNMTLAVLLFLIMFIIGPTLFILNIFTHSIGTYIQNLPAMSFRIAPLDTDLRGWIDGWTIFYWAWWIAWSPFVGIFIARVSKGRSIREFVFAVLFIPSIVGFLWFSTFGGSAIMLEHEGVANISQYAAEEALFAVFGQYQVIGIIGSIIAMILIGTFFITSADSGTYVIGMMTTNGSHAPSTRIKMIWGIMLSATSLVLLYTGGLQALENTMIIAALPFSIIMGLMTISFLKAIYKEGRSLGMGKIRKQKT; this is translated from the coding sequence ATGAAAAAAGCTTCAATCGTCTTTTATGTTTCAATGGGTATATTACTGTTCTTAGTCATTTTAGGGGTTGCAGTCCCTAATTTTCTTGAGGATTTAACAGCAAATATACAAGGTTTTATTTCTAGTGCATTCGGTTGGTACTACTTAATTATCGTCACACTATTAACGATTGTGTGTCTTTATTTCTTAATCAGTCCATTAGGGAAGATAAAATTAGGAAAAGAAGATGATAAACCAGAATTTTCACGCCCGACGTGGATTGCGATGCTATTTAGTGCTGGTATGGGTATTGGGCTTGTATTCTGGGGTACTGCTGAACCAATTAGTCACTACGCAGTGAGTTCACCAACAGGCGTTGTTGGCGAAGATGAAGCAATTTTAGATGCGTTGAGATTTACTTTTTTCCATTGGGGAATTCACGCTTGGGGTATTTATGGAATTGTTGCATTAGTGTTAGCCTATTTTACGTTCCGTCATGGTGAAAGAGGCTTAATTAGTGCAACATTAAAACCTGTGCTCGGAAAGTCTGTTGAAGGGACACTTGGTAAAGTTATCGATACGTTTGCAGTATTAGCGACCGTCGTAGGTGTTGCTACAACATTAGGGTTTGGTGCAGTACAAATCAATGGAGGGATCAGCTATTTATTTGGGGTCCCAACGAATATCTTTGTCCAATTTATTATTGTACTGATCGTAACGGTTCTCTTTTTACTATCAGCCTATACCGGCTTAAAAAGAGGGATTAAAATATTAAGTAATGTCAATATGACGTTAGCTGTTTTATTGTTTTTAATCATGTTCATCATTGGACCAACACTTTTTATATTAAACATATTTACACACTCAATTGGAACATATATTCAAAATTTACCAGCGATGAGCTTTCGTATAGCCCCTTTAGATACGGATTTACGAGGCTGGATTGATGGTTGGACGATCTTTTATTGGGCATGGTGGATTGCTTGGTCACCGTTTGTAGGAATATTTATTGCTCGTGTATCGAAAGGACGTTCCATTCGTGAGTTTGTGTTTGCAGTCTTGTTCATACCTTCTATTGTAGGGTTTTTATGGTTTTCAACGTTTGGTGGATCAGCCATTATGCTCGAACATGAAGGAGTAGCAAATATTTCTCAATATGCAGCAGAAGAAGCTTTATTCGCTGTGTTCGGTCAATACCAAGTGATAGGAATTATTGGTTCAATAATAGCGATGATTTTGATTGGTACCTTCTTTATCACTTCCGCCGATTCAGGGACGTATGTAATAGGTATGATGACGACGAATGGATCACATGCTCCAAGTACGAGAATAAAAATGATTTGGGGAATCATGCTGTCAGCAACATCACTTGTATTATTATATACTGGTGGTCTTCAAGCGTTAGAAAATACAATGATTATAGCTGCACTACCATTTTCAATCATTATGGGACTAATGACAATCAGCTTCTTGAAAGCAATTTATAAAGAAGGGCGATCATTAGGAATGGGAAAAATACGGAAACAAAAGACGTAA
- a CDS encoding KOW motif-containing protein → MPEEKEEGRLDGIEVDDVVKVTKGEHKGQNVKIIAVYTNSVAVELNKKQDDGTVEKTILNYKEFTK, encoded by the coding sequence ATGCCTGAAGAAAAAGAAGAAGGAAGATTAGATGGTATAGAAGTTGATGATGTAGTTAAGGTGACTAAAGGAGAACATAAAGGACAAAATGTTAAAATTATTGCTGTATATACCAATTCTGTAGCCGTTGAACTTAATAAAAAACAAGATGACGGTACAGTTGAGAAAACGATATTGAATTATAAAGAGTTTACGAAATAA